A window of Castanea sativa cultivar Marrone di Chiusa Pesio chromosome 1, ASM4071231v1 contains these coding sequences:
- the LOC142630685 gene encoding protein SMAX1-LIKE 4: protein MRSGACAAQQTLTAEAASVLKHSVSLARRRGHAQVTPLHVAATLLSARASVLRRACLKSQPHHTSHPLQCRALELCFNVALNRLPTTPGPLLHGQPSLSNALIAALKRAQAHQRRGCIEQQQQQPLLTIKVELEQLIISILDDPSVSRVMREAGFSSTAVKNNIEDCSATSVFQCYNSSGGVFSSPCSPSHTESQRDVINPSTFWNTPFLAYSSEQNPVLFSPPKKLPTNNPITGFIAGSSTSVKEDIKLVFDVLSRKNNNKRKNTIIVGDSVPITEGLVSELMSRLERGEVPEELKSTHLIRFKFAPVSLRFMKKEDVEMKLSELKRKVDYSLASAGGAIIYTGDLKWTVNDEKEEVSVSVSSAYNPVDHLVAEIGRLVSDFGSSNSNSKVWLMGTASYQTYMRCQIRQPPLELQWALQAVSVPSGGLGLSLHGSSVLDSKLTFSLNPSQLLETKPFICKEERDKLSCCSECASSYEKEAQLFKSGEQKLLPPWLQPHGTEASHKDELVELQRKWNRLCHSLHQGRHGQNHMSSTLYSSQSLFGKNKSYSYVSSYPWWPSQNSVFPESNSISFADSALKCTHSSNLVSRLRRQQSCTIEFNFTNDNQKHQSAEPSLGFLKDNDGQEVKITLALGNSFLSDSEKLVERKSERTMQRADTCKVLQENVPWQSETIPSIAEALIDSKFSKQETWLLIQGNDSIGKRRLALAIAESIFGSADLLLHLNMRKRDNAETPCPQSLAKAMKTHGKLVILVEDVDLADTQFMKFLADAYESGKVGESSKREGSTTGQVIFILTKGGSTSYENKNKQDCVIKLNLQVNETKPSLGTFNFDHKRKAEWDLLTKTKKTPRMEAKEDASCVAGDNGNIKKDFSRQSSFNSTLDLNIRADEEDESEGKPGEYSPISSDLTRETTTDPQNQHGFLEMIENRFIFDRSPARDREMIELFLSKIKSSFEEIYVKQNVDNFSVEERVLEEVLVGSASFPNSLFEKWLKDIFQTSLQTFKVGGKEGVEVRLCLEGKGEGFLEDGFMGSCLPKKIYVSFIDY, encoded by the exons ATGCGATCAGGAGCTTGTGCAGCGCAGCAGACCCTCACAGCGGAGGCTGCTTCAGTATTGAAGCACTCTGTCAGCTTGGCAAGGAGGAGGGGCCATGCTCAGGTCACTCCTCTTCATGTGGCTGCCACTTTATTAAGTGCAAGGGCCAGTGTTTTGAGAAGGGCTTGTCTCAAATCTCAGCCACACCACACTTCACATCCTCTCCAATGCAGAGCTCTTGAGCTTTGCTTCAATGTGGCTCTTAATAGGCTTCCAACAACACCTGGTCCTTTGCTTCATGGTCAGCCTTCTCTCTCTAATGCTCTAATTGCTGCACTCAAAAGAGCACAAGCACACCAGAGAAGAGGTTGCATtgaacaacagcaacaacagcCACTTTTAACCATAAAGGTTGAGTTAGAACAGCTTATTATATCTATTTTAGATGACCCTAGTGTGAGCAGGGTTATGAGAGAGGCTGGTTTCTCTAGCACTGCTGTCAAGAACAACATTGAGGACTGTTCAGCCACTTCTGTGTTTCAGTGTTACAACAGTTCTGGTGGGGTTTTTTCTTCACCTTGTTCGCCTTCTCATACTGAATCACAAAGAGACGTCATCAACCCTAGCACGTTCTGGAACACCCCTTTCTTGGCATACTCTTCTGAGCAAAACCCAGTTCTCTTTTCCCCTCCAAAGAAACTTCCAACCAATAACCCTATCACAGGCTTCATAGCTGGTTCATCAACATCTGTGAAGGAAGATATCAAGTTGGTCTTTGACGTTTTGTCTAGgaagaataataataagagaaagAACACTATAATAGTGGGTGACTCAGTGCCCATAACTGAAGGCCTAGTGTCAGAGTTAATGTCAAGGCTTGAGAGAGGAGAGGTTCCTGAGGAGCTGAAATCAACCCATTTAATCAGATTTAAGTTCGCACCAGTTTCTTTAAGATTCATGAAGAAGGAAGATGTGGAAATGAAACTTTCAGAGCTGAAAAGGAAGGTGGATTATTCTCTTGCATCAGCTGGAGGAGCCATTATTTACACTGGTGACTTAAAATGGACAGTGAATGATGAGAAAGAAGAAGTTTCAGTCTCAGTCTCATCAGCTTATAACCCAGTTGATCATCTTGTTGCAGAGATAGGAAGGTTAGTCTCAGACTTTGGCagctcaaactcaaactcaaaggTATGGTTAATGGGAACTGCAAGTTACCAGACATACATGAGGTGCCAAATAAGGCAACCCCCTCTTGAGCTTCAATGGGCTCTTCAAGCGGTTTCTGTTCCATCAGGTGGACTTGGTTTAAGCCTCCATGGTTCCAG TGTGCTTGATTCAAAGCTAACCTTCTCTCTGAACCCATCTCAATTGCTGGAAACAAAGCCATTTATTTGTAAAGAGGAACGAGATAAGCTCAGTTGCTGTTCTGAATGTGCCTCCAGTTATGAAAAAGAAGCTCAGTTGTTCAAATCTGGCGAACAAAAGCTCTTGCCTCCCTGGCTGCAACCTCATGGAACTGAAGCCTCTCATAAG GATGAATTGGTTGAGCTGCAGAGAAAGTGGAACAGGCTCTGCCACAGCCTCCACCAAGGCAGGCATGGTCAGAACCATATGAGCTCCACTTTGTACAGCAGTCAAAGCTTATTTGGAAAGAACAAGAGCTACTCTTATGTTTCATCCTATCCATGGTGGCCAAGTCAAAACAGTGTCTTCCCCGAATCCAACTCGATATCCTTTGCCGATTCAGCTTTGAAGTGCACCCACAGCTCCAATCTCGTGTCTCGACTCAGACGACAGCAATCCTGCACTATTGAATTCAATTTCACTAATGATAACCAGAAACACCAATCAGCAGAACCGAGCTTGGGTTTTCTTAAAGACAATGATGGTCAGGAAGTGAAAATCACTCTTGCTCTAGGTAATTCTTTTCTGTCTGATTCAGAGAAACTGGTGGAAAGGAAAAGTGAACGAACAATGCAACGAGCTGATACATGTAAGGTACTACAAGAGAATGTGCCATGGCAATCCGAAACCATTCCTTCAATAGCAGAAGCATTGATtgattccaaattttcaaagcaAGAGACATGGTTACTGATTCAGGGGAATGACTCAATAGGGAAAAGAAGGTTGGCACTAGCAATTGCAGAGTCAATTTTCGGCTCTGCCGATTTGCTCCTTCACTTAAACATGAGGAAAAGAGATAATGCAGAAACCCCATGTCCTCAAAGCCTGGCCAAAGCCATGAAAACCCATGGAAAGCTTGTTATCTTAGTTGAAGATGTTGATCTAGCTGATACCCAGTTCATGAAATTCCTAGCTGATGCATATGAAAGCGGAAAAGTTGGAGAATCAAGCAAAAGAGAGGGAAGTACTACAGGCCAAGTAATATTCATATTGACAAAGGGTGGTTCCACAAGCTATGAAAATAAGAATAAGCAAGATTGTGTGATCAAGTTGAACTTGCAAGTCAATGAAACAAAGCCCAGCTTGGGAACATTTAACTTTGATCACAAGCGCAAAGCTGAGTGGGATTTGTTAACCAAGACTAAGAAAACTCCAAGAATGGAAGCAAAGGAAGATGCATCTTGTGTGGCTGGGGATAATGGGAATATCAAGAAAGACTTCTCAAGGCAATCAAGCTTCAATAGTACTCTTGATCTCAACATTAGAGCCGATGAGGAGGATGAAAGTGAGGGAAAACCAGGGGAGTATAGCCCCATTTCGAGTGATTTAACTCGCGAAACCACAACCGATCCCCAAAACCAACATGGGTTTCTAGAAATGATAGAAAACCGATTCATTTTTGATCGGAGCCCGGCTCGGGATAGAGAGATGATAGAGCTTTTCTTGTCCAAGATCAAAAGTTCATTCGAGGAGATCTATGTGAAGCAAAATGTGGACAATTTTAGCGTGGAAGAGAGGGTGTTAGAGGAGGTGTTAGTTGGTTCTGCTTCTTTTCCCAACAGCTTGTTTGAAAAATGGCTGAAAGACATTTTTCAAACGAGTTTGCAAACGTTCAAAGTTGGTGGGAAGGAGGGTGTAGAAGTTAGGCTATGTTTAGAGGGCAAAGGAGAGGGGTTCTTGGAGGACGGCTTCATGGGTTCATGTCTGCCTAAGAAAATCTATGTTTCTTTCATCGACTACTGA